TCAGAGTATCTAAAACAGAACCTTGAATTTTCCAAAAAACGTTCCTGGGTAAGACACGACGAGCACTATCATGTTGACTTTGCAGTCGATTGTCAGAAAATGTAGATTCACTCCGCACAGATCGTGCGGTGCAACTTTCACGTGGCAGACCTATCAGGTCGAAGTCAATCCGGATCAGGCGTGCAATACAGACTCCTTGGACATCTGGACATCAAATGAGCATCCACATCAAACAAGCCACTGCCTCTGATGCACCGATCATTGCGTCCTTCGCCAAAGCCCTGACCGATGAAATCATCGTCAAAACTGGCGCGCGACATTTCAACGTCAACATTACTGAGACAACGGAACTGTGCCGCGCCCTGATCGAACAGGGGAACTATACTGTTTTCCTTGCCATCTCCAGTGATGCGGAGCTTCCGATTGGTTTCGCGACTCTCTGTGAAAGTCATGCGCTTTACGCCGAAGGGACCTTTGGGATTATTCAGGAATGCTATATCCAGCCGGAATTTCGGTCTCAACAGGTGGGTTCCATGCTCCTGAAAAAGGTCGCAGAGCATGCTCAATCCCTCGGCTGGAAACGCCTGGAGCTTTGCACACCGCCACTGCCCGAGTTTGCCAGAACCGTCAATTTTTATGCGGAGAATGGCTTTGAGGCGACCGGTGGCCGAAAAATGAAATTGGTTCTAGAAAGGACCTGATCCGTCGATTTTTTTCGACAAGCAGTTCGTGAGCAAGGAGACGCATTATGAAATTATATGGTCGATCGACCTCTCTCAATGTCCAAAAAGTCTTATGGTTCCTGGAAGAATTGGGCCTTGGCTATGAGCATATCGAATTGGGTGGAAAGTTCGGCGGGTTAGATACCGAAGAGTTTTCCAGACTCAACCCCATGAAGAAAGTTCCGGTTTTGATCGACGGCGATCACGTCATCTGGGAATCCCACACCATTTTACGCTATCTGGCCGCCAGTTACGGAGATGAGACATGGTACCCGGCGAGCCCTTATCGGCGGTCCTTATACGAACGCTGGATGGATTGGGCTCAATTACTCCTGCAACCGGCCTTCATGGGGACATTTGGAGCCTATTATTGAACACCGCCGCCGAAAAGAGATATGGCCGCAGTCAACAATGAGCTGCAAAAATGCCTGGAGTATTTAAACTGCATTGAACAGGAATTGAATCATGCACAATATCTGGCCGGAGACTCGATAACTCTTGCGGATATCTGTGCCGGTGCGGTTCTTTACCGGTTAACTTCCCAGGGATTGGCCGTCCCCCTGCCGCCAAATGTCTCGCTCTGGTATCAAAGACTGCAGCAACGTCCGGGCTATCGGCAGTGGGTCATGAGTGATTTCAGTGAGCTAAAAGCCCGGGAAAACTAATTGGCGGCCATCTGCCGCAATAGGACATACAACCAAATGCACGAAGACCTCAATCTATTCATAGCAGAGCGGTTTAAAAACACGGAATTAGGCTTTTTAAGAATCAAAAAAAATCTTGGCATCCTCAATTATTCAGATGAGGCCACAGAGAGATTCTTGAAAGAGATCATTCTCGCAACCCCTGTTGAAAAGATCGCAAAGCAAGGCAAAAACTATTATTTCACCTGCGTAAAGTTTAATGCGCTCTTAACCGTCAACTCCCATAGTTTTACCGTCATCACCGCTAAAAAGATCGTCCAGAGGCTAGCCTCACAGTGAGGAGAGGAAAATCCAGAGCTGGCGGTTCTCCTTCCTCCTTGACGGGGGAAGGTCGGGATGGGGGTGTTGCCCGGAACGCAAATCAAACCCGGTGAACTCCGGCAAGCGCCTGTTCATCACATTTTCTATTTGCATTACCAGTATTTTTTGTTACCGTCCTCAGCGTGTTTCTCCCCTTCACCCTTCTTGAACACTGACAGAAGCGGCTGCAGCAATCCGTGAGCGGTTAAAAGAGAACGAAGTGGCCCAATGACGAAGCACAATGTAAACCGGCAGCTGTCGGCCGGCATCAATTGACAGCAGCGAACCAAATATCCAACTATTTTCAATAAGCACCTCAAATTCACGGCGGACAGAATCCTTTTCTGCCCCCTGCGTTATGGAAACACAGGAGATTTCACATGCGTATCCTATCCGGTATCCAACCCTCAGGTTCCCTTCATCTGGGAAATTTCTTCGGCATGATGAAAAAAATGATCGAGTATCAGGAACAGGAAGAGCTGTTCTGCTTCATCGCCAACTACCACGCCATGACCAGCCTGTCCGACGGCAAGGTCCTGGCGAAGGGAACGCTTGAAGCGGCGGCAAACTTCCTTGCCCTGGGTCTTGATCCGGAGAAAAGTATCTTCTGGGTCCAGTCGGATGTCCCTGAAGTGCAGGAGCTGGCCTGGATTCTCTCCAACTTCACCCCCATGGGTCTGTTGGAACGCTGCCACAGCTATAAGGACAAGGTTGCCCAGGGGATCAAGCCTAACCACGGCCTGTTCGCCTATCCGGTGCTGATGGCGGCAGACATTCTGCTCTACCAGAGCGACAAGGTGCCGGTCGGCAAGGACCAGAAGCAGCACCTGGAGGTGGCCCGGGATATCGCCATCAAATACAACAACGAATACGGCGATGTCTTCACCCTCCCCGAGCCGGATATCGACGATGACCTGGCGACGATTCCCGGCCTGGACGGACGCAAGATGAGCAAGAGCTACGGCAACACCATCGAGCTGTTCCTGGAGGAAAAGGCCCTGCGCAAACAGGTGATGCGGATTGTCACCGATCCGACCCCGGTTGAGGAACCGAAGAACCCGGAGACCTGCAATATCTTCCAGATTTATCGGTTGTTCCTGGATGAGAATGGAGTTGCGGAGCTGCGCCGGCGCTACGAAACCCCGGGCCTGCGCTACGGGGATGTCAAACAGGAGCTGTTTGAGACGATCCGCGACTTTTTCGCCCCCTACGCGGAAAAGCGCAAGGAACTGCTCGACAATCCTGACGAAATCCGCAAAATCCTTGCGGCCGGGGCGGACAAAGCCCGTTACGTGGCTCTTAAAACCCTGCGCAAAGCCCGCAAGAAAGGCGGCCTGATCTACTGAACGGCGCTGTCGGTTTCCTGCTATAATGTTTTTTCAATGGTCAGCCAACGAAAAAACACCAGGAGGCGGGCATGTCAGTTCACAGACAATGGTTTTGCAGCTGTCGGGGGAAAAAACTTGAGCTGGTTACGGATCCCTATGTGGAAGAGGATTCGCTGGAGCCGACCTGTCCGCGCTGCGGGGCGTCACCCTCTTCGGACCCCAAGCGGACCATCAGCTATGTCGACCGTGAGGATCATACCGACTGAACCGATGGGTCGGCTTCCTCGCGAGTAAAGGTGACAAAGGCCATCCCGGGCCGGCGATTGGCTTCGCGCATGGCAAAGTGCATGCCCTCGAACTGCCAGCCCTGAGCGGTCCAGGTATTGAGGATGTCTTCCAGGCTCTGGTCGTCCACCTGGCTGGTTTCAACAACTTTGTAGATCAACATCTCTGCGTTACTCCCATTTGCCAAGGGTTGCCGTCAGCCCGGGGCCGTAAAAGACACCATGAGCAACGGCGAAAAACATTTTTATTTCCGTTTGCGGCTGAGCCAGTCCCAGTACTTGCGCTATTACCAGGGACAGACCAGCAGTATCCAGGTCACCACTGAATGCGGGAAAAAGCTGCGCTTTCCCGCGTCCAGACTCCGCCCCTTCCTGACCAAGAACGGCATTGAGGGGCGTTTTGTCCTCACCATCGGTCAGGACAACCGTTTTGTCAACATGCAACAACTCTGACCGATGCTATCCAACTCATCAGCAACCCACATTGCATTATTCTGACAGTTTTGCTAAAGTATAAGTCAAGGCAACAAACATTAGGCGCGTTGACTTTCCCCTCCTGGTTAACGCGCCATTTTTTGTGTTCCGTCACCCCTCTTTTGCGACTTCAATGTCCCCCGCTTTTTCAGATCAGCTTCCGGTCAGTAACCAGCAGCGCTTTCAACCCTGAGCAGAGTCTTCGGCCACCAGTGCTTCCAGCTGCTGGACTCGTTCCACCAGTGGCGGGTGGGAAAAATAGAACGCTGCATAAAGGGGATGGGGAAACAGGCTGCTGAGGTTTTCCCGGGCCAGCTTGACCAGCCCGCTGGCCAGTTCCCGCCCGCTACCGGTCAGGTTGACGGCAAAGCGGTCGGCCTGGCGCTCATGACGGCGCGACCACCAACTGCTTAAGGGGGTCCACAGAAAGCCGAGCTGGCCGGCGAGCCACCCCAACAAAATTACCTGGGCATAGAAGGACAGCTCGGCGCTGCCGAACCAGCCCGGCAACCAACCGCCCCGCAGCAGGGTAAAACCGAGCCAGCAACTCAGTAGCGCAATGAGCAAGCTCTTGATCAAGCGGCTGCGTAGATGTCCGTGCCGCCAGTGGCCCAGTTCATGGGCGAGGACGGCGAGCAGCTCGCGATCTTCCAGCTGTTCCAGCAGGGTGTCGAATAATACCACCCGTTTGACTTTACCGATGCCGGTGAAATAGGCGTTGCTGTGGCCGCTGCGTTTGGAAGCATCGACCTGCAGGACCTTGCCGGCGCGCACGCCCGCTTTGGCCAGCAGGTTGCGGACCTCATCTTCCAGATCGGCGTGCTGCAACGGGGTAAATTTGAAGAACAGGGGTTCAATCAGATAAGGCGATACAAACAGCAGAAACAGGGAGACCAGCGCCCAGAAGCCCCAGACCCAGAGCCACCAGCTGGTGGGTGCCAGCTTGATCAGCCAGAGCGCCCCGGACGCCAGGAGGAGAAACAGCACCGCCCCGACCAACAGGGATTTGAGCAGATCACTGCACCAGAGCTTGAAGCTCATCCGGTTGAAACCGAATTTTTCCTCAAGCACAAAATGACGATAGAGGGAAAACGGCAGCCCGAGCACCATCTGCACCAGGGCCAGCACGCCGAAAAAGAGCAGTCCCTGGCTGACAAAACCAGCGCCGGGCCGAGCAATCCATTGATCATACCAGGGGAGCAGGCCGCCGAACAGAAAGAGCAGGGTCAGGAGCATGCCGCAGCCGGCTTCGACAAAACCGAGCCGGTCGTTAGCCAGGGCATAGGCGTCGCTCTTGCACAACCGCTGTTCATCGATCTGGCCGACAAAGGCCGCCGGCAGGGGCTTGCGATTCTGCTGCCGATAACGCAGGTTGAGCCAATCGAGGAGAAAGCGAAAGGCGCTGCAGGCCAGATAAAGGATCAACAAGAGCATTCTCATGACGGTCACTCCGGCCGCTGGCGGCGAATCAGGTCACCGGGTTCGGCCCAGGACGGCAGTTCCAGCAACAGTTGGGAATTAGGTTGGCCAGCCGGGAGAACGGCTCCGTCGCGGCTGCGGATGAGTTCAGCGCGGAAGGTTTGCTGGCGCATCTGCGGGCCGAGCAATTCCAATTCATCCCCCTGCAGAAAGCGATTGCGCCCTTCCACCCAGAGACCCTGCTCATCCTCGCGGACAAAGCCGACAAAGTCATGGGTGCGAATGTAATGAGTGTCGGCGGCATGGATCTTGGCATCCTCATGACCGAACAGGAAGCCGGTATCATACGGACGATGGCTGACCTTTTCCAGTTCGCTGCGCCAGCGCGGATCGATATCACGCGGGTCGCGTACCAGCCGGTCGATGGCATCCCGGTAGACCCGCGCGGTGGTGGCGACATAATAGAGGCTCTTCATCCGCCCCTCAACCTTGAAGCTGTCGATGCCGGCGGCGATCAGCTCGGGAAGCTGCTCGACCAGGCAGAGATCGCGACTGTTCATCAGGTAGGTGCCCCGGGCATCCTCCTCGATGGCAAAGTGCTGGCCGGGGCGGGTTTCCTCCAGCAGGGAATATTCCCAGCGACAGGGCTGGGCACAGTCGCCGCGATTGGCGCTGCGCCCGAGCAGGGCCGTGGAGAGCAGGCAGCGGCCCGAATGGGCCACGCACATGGCGCCATGAACAAAACACTCCAGCTCCAACGCTGTCTGCCCGGCAAAGCTGCGGATATCGGCAAGGGTCAATTCCCGCGCCAGGTTGAGACGGCTGACTCCGTTTCTGCGCCAGAACTCGGCGGCCTGGGGGTTACAGCTGTTGACCTGGGTCGAAAGATGGATCGCGCGCCCCGGATCAACCTTCTGCACGCTCAGCAGCACCCCGGGATCGGCAATGATATAGGCATCCAACTCCAGGGGACGTAGCTCTTCCAGAAGCTCTTCGAGGCAAATCAGTTCCTCCGGCCGCAGGGAAGCGTTGAGAGTCAGATAGAGAGCGACCCCGGCCTGCCGGGTCAGAGCCCTGGCTTCACGCAGTTGTGCAATGCTGAAATTCCCCGCGTGGGCGCGCAGCCCGAAGGCCGAGGTGCCGAGATAAACGGCATCCGCCCCAAAGCGGATTGCGGTCTTCAGTTTTTCCATATCCCCGGCGGGCATCAGTAATTCCGGGTAGTCCCGAATCGCTTTCGACATCGATCTTCCTTACTCCTGCTTGGTCAGGCTGTTGCTTTCAAAATGACCGAGAATAGCACAGATCTCCGCTTCAGGTCAGGCCCTTTAGCAGACAACAGAAAAACCGCTGGCCAGTTAACGGACTGGATTTTTCAACAAGCCCTCAGCGGCCCGGAAAAATATCAGCTCCCTTGCCGATAATATCTGCTAGAATTCCCTTGCAAAAAACCTTAATCCACGACAGGTCATCGACTCATGCACAAAGATCCTGA
This genomic window from Pelobacter seleniigenes DSM 18267 contains:
- the trpS gene encoding tryptophan--tRNA ligase, which encodes MRILSGIQPSGSLHLGNFFGMMKKMIEYQEQEELFCFIANYHAMTSLSDGKVLAKGTLEAAANFLALGLDPEKSIFWVQSDVPEVQELAWILSNFTPMGLLERCHSYKDKVAQGIKPNHGLFAYPVLMAADILLYQSDKVPVGKDQKQHLEVARDIAIKYNNEYGDVFTLPEPDIDDDLATIPGLDGRKMSKSYGNTIELFLEEKALRKQVMRIVTDPTPVEEPKNPETCNIFQIYRLFLDENGVAELRRRYETPGLRYGDVKQELFETIRDFFAPYAEKRKELLDNPDEIRKILAAGADKARYVALKTLRKARKKGGLIY
- a CDS encoding M48 family metallopeptidase; amino-acid sequence: MRMLLLILYLACSAFRFLLDWLNLRYRQQNRKPLPAAFVGQIDEQRLCKSDAYALANDRLGFVEAGCGMLLTLLFLFGGLLPWYDQWIARPGAGFVSQGLLFFGVLALVQMVLGLPFSLYRHFVLEEKFGFNRMSFKLWCSDLLKSLLVGAVLFLLLASGALWLIKLAPTSWWLWVWGFWALVSLFLLFVSPYLIEPLFFKFTPLQHADLEDEVRNLLAKAGVRAGKVLQVDASKRSGHSNAYFTGIGKVKRVVLFDTLLEQLEDRELLAVLAHELGHWRHGHLRSRLIKSLLIALLSCWLGFTLLRGGWLPGWFGSAELSFYAQVILLGWLAGQLGFLWTPLSSWWSRRHERQADRFAVNLTGSGRELASGLVKLARENLSSLFPHPLYAAFYFSHPPLVERVQQLEALVAEDSAQG
- a CDS encoding DUF2835 family protein, whose protein sequence is MSNGEKHFYFRLRLSQSQYLRYYQGQTSSIQVTTECGKKLRFPASRLRPFLTKNGIEGRFVLTIGQDNRFVNMQQL
- a CDS encoding glutathione S-transferase family protein is translated as MKLYGRSTSLNVQKVLWFLEELGLGYEHIELGGKFGGLDTEEFSRLNPMKKVPVLIDGDHVIWESHTILRYLAASYGDETWYPASPYRRSLYERWMDWAQLLLQPAFMGTFGAYY
- a CDS encoding peptidase U32 family protein; translated protein: MSKAIRDYPELLMPAGDMEKLKTAIRFGADAVYLGTSAFGLRAHAGNFSIAQLREARALTRQAGVALYLTLNASLRPEELICLEELLEELRPLELDAYIIADPGVLLSVQKVDPGRAIHLSTQVNSCNPQAAEFWRRNGVSRLNLARELTLADIRSFAGQTALELECFVHGAMCVAHSGRCLLSTALLGRSANRGDCAQPCRWEYSLLEETRPGQHFAIEEDARGTYLMNSRDLCLVEQLPELIAAGIDSFKVEGRMKSLYYVATTARVYRDAIDRLVRDPRDIDPRWRSELEKVSHRPYDTGFLFGHEDAKIHAADTHYIRTHDFVGFVREDEQGLWVEGRNRFLQGDELELLGPQMRQQTFRAELIRSRDGAVLPAGQPNSQLLLELPSWAEPGDLIRRQRPE
- a CDS encoding DUF3781 domain-containing protein — protein: MHEDLNLFIAERFKNTELGFLRIKKNLGILNYSDEATERFLKEIILATPVEKIAKQGKNYYFTCVKFNALLTVNSHSFTVITAKKIVQRLASQ
- a CDS encoding GNAT family N-acetyltransferase, producing MSIHIKQATASDAPIIASFAKALTDEIIVKTGARHFNVNITETTELCRALIEQGNYTVFLAISSDAELPIGFATLCESHALYAEGTFGIIQECYIQPEFRSQQVGSMLLKKVAEHAQSLGWKRLELCTPPLPEFARTVNFYAENGFEATGGRKMKLVLERT